The following coding sequences lie in one Spinacia oleracea cultivar Varoflay chromosome 1, BTI_SOV_V1, whole genome shotgun sequence genomic window:
- the LOC110793774 gene encoding protein FAR1-RELATED SEQUENCE 5-like produces the protein MITRTKCEAQIFAKKNENGDFEIEKHVVVHNHPLTREISNYLHRSERQMTEPKKEAIEAMSECGLRPMESYRYMSTETGGDDCVGHTMIDHLNYCYKLKMKQIDGKDSQTLVNKLYDIQSIDPEFFFRVRLNAEGKVECLFWRDSMMREDYKIYGDVLVFYTTFRTNKYNLICAPFVGINNHWKNTMFACAFIGDETTESFVWVFETFLKAMGGKHPISIFTDQDAAIAAGIEQVFPSSRHRLCLWHLSKNANSRFGLLKSDKNFKNAFYKCLSGCITPNDFEETWKSMINTFKLEKDDWFNRLYGLKEKWCTALSKDFFSAGILSSQRSESTNHAVGFKANKSTTLTEFYSIFQATINRWRKTEEKDDFDCTRGIPTSELSMSAILKQAANVYTITLFRDFEEEFKLSVASSTMFKGSVGRTVFFEVWIEGITGSRQEV, from the exons atgataacaagaacaaaatgtgaagctcaaatatttgcaaagaagaatgaaaatggagattttgaaatagaaaagcaTGTAGTGGTACATAATCACCCATTGACAAGAGAAATAAGTAATTATCTCCACCGATCGGAACGACAAATGACAGAACCTAAAAAAGAAGCTATTGAGGCAATGTCAGAATGTGGTCTAAGACCAATGGAGTCTTATAGGTATATGTCAACAGAAACTGGCGGAGACGACTGTGTAGGTCATACGATGATTGATCATCTAAACTACTGCTACAagttaaaaatgaagcaaattgATGGCAAGGATTCACAAACACTAGTGAACAAACTGTATGACATACAATCAATAGATCCCGAGTTCTTTTTCAGAGTAAGACTCAATGCTGAAGGAAAAGTTGAGTGCCTATTTTGGAGGGATTCTATGATGAGAGAAGATTACAAAATATATGGAGATGTTCTAGTTTTTTATACTACATTCAGAACCAATAAGTACAATCTCATATGTGCTCCATTTGTTGGTATCAATAACCATTGGAAAAACACAATGTTTGCTTGTGCTTTCATTGGGGATGAAACCACAGAATCTTTCGTTTGGGTGTTTGAAACTTTTCTGAAGGCTATGGGAGGAAAGCACCCTATATCAATTTTCACTGATCAAGATGCAGCTATTGCTGCTGGAATAGAACAG GTTTTTCCTTCTTCAAGACACAGGTTATGCTTATGGCACTTGAGTAAAAATGCAAACAGTAGGTTTGGTTTATTGAAGTCTgataaaaacttcaaaaacgCATTCTACAAGTGTTTAAGTGGGTGTATAACACcaaatgattttgaagaaacttgGAAATCTATGATCAACACTTTTAAGCTGGAAAAAGATGACTGGTTCAACAGATTGTATGGTCTTAAAGAAAAATGGTGTACagctttaagtaaagattttttttctgCCGGTATACTTTCTTCACAAAGAAGTGAAAGTACAAACCATGCTGTTGGTTTTAAAGCAAATAAAAGTACAACATTAACAGAGTTCTATAGTATTTTTCAAGCTACAATAAATCGATGGAGAAAAACCGAAGAAAAAGACGACTTTGACTGTACAAGGGGAATACCAACTTCAGAGCTAAGTATGAGTGCTATATTAAAACAGGCAGCAAATGTATACACGATAACACTTtttcgtgattttgaagaaGAGTTCAAGCTTTCTGTGGCAAGTAGTACAATGTTCAAGGGAAGTGTAGGAAGAACAGTGTTTTTTGAAGTGTGGATAGAAGGAATAACAG GATCAAGGCAAGAAGTTTAA
- the LOC110798211 gene encoding protein FAR1-RELATED SEQUENCE 1-like, with product MEDSTVTCTCKNFEESGWLCFHCLRILHLHSINTIPDRYITTRWNRYAKKQIWERVDTIKREKGEINNFTGWRLHMIRRYYNLILKGHKIAKARKFIEEKFKMDNKAVDEIIKKEEERKAKEEAAKIAEQEKAKAEAQRETQDGESTNSEITIVLDPDRANTKGKSKKRIKGQYDNYKQPSKKGKKKHKEFGSKTPNIQLFTPKEQLF from the exons ATGGAAGATTCAACCGTCACTTGCACATGCAAAAACTTTGAAGAATCTGGATGGTTGTGCTTCCATTGTTTAAGAATATTGCATTTACATTCAATCAATACAATTCCAGATCGTTACATAACAACAAGATGGAATAGATATGCAAAGAAACAGATATGGGAAAGGGTTGATACAATAAAAAGGGAGAAAGGTGAAATCAACAATTTTACTGGTTGGAGATTACATATGATCAGAAG ATACTATAACTTAATTTTGAAAGGGCATAAGATAGCAAAGGCCAGAAAATTTATCGAGGAGAAGTTTAAAATGGATAATAAAGCAGttgatgaaatcataaaaaaggaagaagaaaggaaggcaaaagaagaagcTGCAAAGATAGCAGAACAAGAAAAGGCAAAAGCTGAAGCACAACGAGAAACACAAGACGGGGAATCAACTAATTCTGAAATAACAATTGTGCTTGATCCTGATCGTGCTAATACTAAAGGAAAGAGTAAGAAGAGAATAAAGGGTCAATATGACAATTACAAGCAGCCatcaaagaaaggaaaaaagaaacacaaagaaTTTGGATCCAAGACACCCAATATTCAATTATTTACAcctaaagaacaactattttag